A window of Apium graveolens cultivar Ventura chromosome 8, ASM990537v1, whole genome shotgun sequence contains these coding sequences:
- the LOC141679356 gene encoding uncharacterized protein LOC141679356 — protein MFTKTGLLQNPLSSTPTAVRSSAPAATARSSAPAATARSSTPTARSTARSSTPTSRSSARSSTPTRPSAPATKSTSRAATPTRRPNTLSASSNASAPSVKSPSVVKAAPNVTRNSAPPRPSSPTVRPKPWNPAEMPGFSNEVPPNLGTSLSDRPTSATRGRPGAPSVRSTLIDPAPYGRIRRQSCSPSRGRPPNGMNYNTGSSGPALNRAYAKVNDNVSPVMYGTKMVERVINMRKLVPPKQDDKHSPCSNLSGKSSSPDGSGFGRNFSKKSMDMAISHMDIRRNIPGNLRPLMTDIPASSMYSVRSGPALRSMTASVSDSPLATSSNASSEVSFNNNVLCQCQGKVITN, from the exons ATGTTTACAAAAACAG GTCTACTGCAAAATCCTCTATCCTCTACACCTACAGCGGTAAGATCCTCAGCACCTGCAGCTACTGCAAGATCCTCCGCACCCGCAGCTACTGCAAGATCCTCTACACCTACAGCAAGGTCTACTGCAAGATCCTCTACTCCTACATCGAGGTCTAGTGCAAGATCCTCAACACCAACTAGACCTTCTGCACCTGCAACAAAGTCTACATCCAGGGCAGCAACACCAACTCGGAGACCAAATACTCTGTCAGCGTCATCAAATGCATCTGCTCCCTCAGTAAAATCTCCTTCAGTTGTGAAAGCAGCTCCTAATGTGACAAGAAATTCAGCACCTCCGCGACCTAGCTCCCCTACAGTGAGACCAAAACCGTGGAACCCAGCGGAGATGCCAGGTTTCTCTAATGAAGTGCCACCTAATTTAGGTACTTCACTTTCTGACCGGCCTACTTCAGCTACCAGGGGCAGACCTGGTGCGCCTAGTGTTCGATCAACTTTAATTGATCCTGCTCCCTATGGAAGGATTAGACGTCAATCATGTTCACCATCTAGAGGACGCCCTCCAAATGGAATGAATTATAACACTGGAAGCTCTGGTCCTGCTTTAAATCGTGCATATGCTAAAGTTAATGACAACGTGAGTCCTGTCATGTACGGAACCAAGATGGTTGAGAGGGTTATAAATATGCGTAAACTTGTGCCACCAAAGCAGGATGACAAACATTCACCTTGTAGTAACTTATCTGGCAAATCTTCGTCTCCAGATGGCTCAGGATTTGGAAGAAATTTTTCTAAGAAGTCGATGGACATGGCTATAAGCCATATG GATATAAGGCGGAATATTCCTGGAAATCTAAGACCATTGATGACAGATATACCTGCTTCCTCCATGTATAGTGTAAGATCAGGGCCTGCACTGAGAAGCATGACAGCTAGTGTTTCAGACTCCCCTCTTGCAACAAGCAGCAACGCCAGCTCTGAAGTGAGTTTCAATAACAATGTTCTTTGCCAGTGTCAGGGGAAGGTGATAACTAATTGA